The DNA segment TCACAAAGTTATATTGCTGAAAAGCCAGTACCATAATCTCAATCTTTTTCGAATGGAGCATTGCTTGGTCTAAGCCAGCCCTCTGAAGCATCATTGAATGATTTGAGGTAATTGAAAGATAATTCCCTCATACTAAATTTCATAACTAAAGTTATTTGTTTACCATGAATCAGAATGATTTCTTAACAGCTCAAGCACAACTTATTATGGGTCAGAAAAAATCTTAATGATTGCCTCCTAATTAAATAAAGCAAAACTTAAAATGTCTTCATGACATTTTATATTGGCAAGAGGTAAAGAAGCTCTTTCCAGTCAGATAAAGCTTAAAAATAAGTTCTGAATCCAATTAACTATTACTTAAACTTGATGGTCTTTCTTAGAAGAAACTTAAAATGTATCTATCTGTAaatttatgcaaaaaaaaaaaaaaaaaactcttctaTTTGATTGCAGGTTGcataatatatgtatattgaAACAAATCTATTCCGTGACTACAACCAACGACAGATAGGAAAGGACATCAATTTCCACATGAATTATATATTCCCAGAAGCAAGTAAAAGAAAACATGCCACCAGATTCACAAGCAGATTTGTAACTCCACAAGCACACTCAGATTATCACAAGGCAACAACATCCACCTGAATAatgcatataaaataattttcCGAGCAGGATGTATGATCATGTATAGAATTACTCAGGTTTTATGGGGCATGCAGGGTAATATTATTATCATCAAAGGACCAGATAAGTATGCGTATCAGCATAAGCTTGAAGTagatcattaaaagaaacaaaggtGGCGTTCTCCTCTCCTAGGAGATTGCACCACATCTGGATTCTCACTGCTTTCTCACCTGAAAACTAGCTTTCACTTGGCTGGCTATGAATTGGAACACATGATGTTTATCTAGTTGTCCAACAAGCATAGGATCTAAAAGACATAAAAGTtgttccatgcctttgctgacaaTACATAGATTCTGACAAATGGCACTGTATAAATACTAAATACACATGTAAAATGCACGTCAGATACAATCAATTAGAATAggtaaaataaaatatcaactgTTTCCAACAGATACAACAAGATAATGAAAATTCAGAACAACATTATCACTGTAGACAATTTTGGAGCAAGTTTAAGCATTAtacctttctccatgcaattccaCAAGCATTACATAAAGTTCGACGTCCCTCTGGGCCACTACGCATGTGGCATGTCAATTTTGCACTGATGCCACAGTTAAGGCATCTGGAAATGTAAAAAAGGCTGATCAATCATCAGTTCAAgaccataatatattttttatcatgtatAAGGTGCCTGGCTAACCAACTTcctaaaacaataaaaagaagaTCCAATAGATAAATCCAGCAACCTGAGATGACAAACAGTGCTGAATTAAAATAGCATATAAATGTTGAGTGAAGCCtgataaaagataaaaactgATATAAACGTTGTTTGCAAATAGGGTAATATTGCTGAACATTTTACCAGGGAATGCACTTTCTTGCGTTCTTACCTCCACATTGTGTACATGGATGAGGAAATCTGAGATGCTCCTATAAGGATCAAGAATGCCCGGACAATATGTTCTGCATAGCCAAGGGTTTGGACTACTACAAATGACACAAGGCCGAAGACAGCTCTATCCATGGTCAAAAGATGTTAGAGAGCTCCTACTAGCAAACAAGGGCTGACTCCAAGTTTATTGtaatgttttttttgtttttgaagtCTAAAACAGCAgatcttataaaagaaaaaagggtGATGGTGTGGGGTTAGAATAGCATCTTATACATAGGAAAAAGCTTTTAGGTGCTTAAAAATAAAAGACATGAAGCTTCCACAAATACAAGGTCTGATGAGGACCGATATATGCAGCCTCAACCTAAGTAACAAGGCTTGCCCTCTAGGTTCTTTAGAATAGCATCTTATACATAGGGAAAAGGTTTTAGGTGCTTAAAAATAAAAGGGTGAACTTGGTACATGAAGCTTCCACAAATACGGGGTCTGATGAAGACCAACATATGCAATAGGAACAAGGTTCACCCTCTCGGTTCTTTTAAAAGTAAATCCAAAATGTAACATCTTCGATGAGATTCTAGGTTACTCTACCTGTAAAGAAGCCAGAATTGAGGTATTTCCACGGCTCCTCCTAGGGGTATCATTTTATGTGCAATTAATTTCATTCATGCTTTTTGATTTTATAAAGCCAGATGCCAAGTCATATCCAAAcagaccaaaagaaaaaaaaaaaaaaaaaaaaaaaggtatacagTTTTAAGAGATTCATTACACGATACACTCTGACGGGAAAAGGATAATATGATACACCTCTGAGTTCCTCCAAGCACAGTTCAATGACTACAGACCAAGAAAAGAGGAAGTAAGACATGGTCTCACCTGATGGGTCCCTCCACCAAATCCTCGCCATTGCTGGGGAGGACCTCCAGGTCCTTATCCTGCTCGACCGGCATCCCGAAACAGCAACGGTAGGCGCCTCCAATGCCTACGGTGGGAATCAGAAGTCAGTGCTCCACCGTCCCATCCAGCGGTTTGGATCCTGGCCTACTTCTCTCGCATTATCTCACGGCAACGCCGGCCAAGAGGGATTTCTTTGCCAGCCGAATTATGGAAGCAATCCGAAACCCGTAAACTTCAATCAAGACGACGATCTACAGGAAGACCGGTATGGAAGAAGATTACCGCTGGAGAAGTTCTTGGGTTTAGGGTTTCGAACGAGTTAGGGTTTGTTACACCCGGTTGGGCCGGCGGGGAAGAAGCGAAAAAGGAGATCAGCTGCAAGTCGGCGTTTAACAAGGCGTGATGAAGTCATCGTGGCGTCGTGATTCCGCCCCCAATTTGGACTTTGGTTTTCATTTCAGTAATTTTGACTAATTTTCTATAGCAACCAAAAGATCCATTTCTAtaggataattttcttattaatttactaagtctaaatcataatcactgATTTAATATGTCTAAGTCATATTGATTAGTATACTAATTATGTTCTAATATACGATTTAATAGTCTAAATCATGTTCTAATATACTTTTTCATCATTTTCACCTCATCCGAACCTTTTCAAACAATAAACTCTACTTCTCGTTCTTAagcaagtctttttttttttttttaagttcaagGTTTTGATTCTTAGAGACTAGATGCAGTCTTGAAAGTCAAGAGTTAAAGAATCAAAGAGAGTCTTAGTCTCTCTCTGatcaattttgatttaatagagaTTAACGAGATAAATTAAAATAGAGTCTTAGTCCCTTTGATAAGTCCTCTCAATCAAGCTATTCTAGAATCTGACCTTTGACTTTGACCACTATAAACCTTATAAGAGGGTCTTATATAATGAAGAACTTATGGCCCATGGTTTTCTTTGGGGTGTTGTATTATCTTTATTCCCTTGGAATGTCATATTTTAACTCCTTTTGGAATATATCACAAAGCCCTACTTGGATCTAGTTCTTAAGACTTCCCAACTCCTTCATCCTGATCTTATACTCTAGATTGTGGCTAGAGTCAATTGCCCTCTTCAGATTGATGAGGTTACCTTCTCTAGCTCAAGAGATAAGTTTAGTAGAGTTTATATTATGTTAGAAtttttaatacaaaaaattttaGTCGAGGAAGGAGAAGCAGACTTCTCAGCTGTGAACAAATGGAAAAGCACACCAATGCATCATTCAAGGAGTATTTTTAAGTTTCATCAATTGTTTtagatataaattaaaaaaaaaaaaaaatagagtgcTTTAAGGTCCTATCCTTTGTTGATGGAAGCTTTGACTTCCGAAACCCTTCCCACCTCCTAGTTTTACTAGGAAGTTAAGAGTACTCCTTTATTGACTTTAAGAATTTTCATCTTAATTCTTAGTTCCTAGGATAAACACTTTATTATGTGGTTCTTATGATTGAGTCGAAATAatatcattcatcataatcatagGGCTAACATATTATCTATGTGCAAGAAGATGATTGTCATCGACtatgattatttttaatatatcagaGATTTAATTTGAGAAACATAAATTATATTGTCATTGATTGTGATAGTTGCATTGGGGATGTTATCATTCACGGTGATATAGGAATTGACTATGCAACGATGGATCAACGATAAGCCTCATCTCATATAAGGTTAATTACAAATTACTCTATTTAGTTACATCTTTTTAGTATCTCGATCCTTAAACTTAACAAATTTATACTTAaatctttataattatgaaagtaaaatatctagctTCATTTACCTTAATACAATTAGTTTTTATTGATGAAAGCCGGTAAGAGGTGAGTTTCGCTTTGCATCTACCTCAACATGGACACACTTATCGAACAATTCTCACCTCTCGTCTGTAGTCCCAGCGACGTCATCGTCTACCGATACATGTTAgaatgttgaaattatctttttcttcATTGTTTTCATGCTTTCGTCGGTAAACCGATGATGTTACGATAAATGAAGTcggatatttcactttcataattatagaaatttcaatataaattttttaaatttaataaaaaaatctaactaaaaaaataatctataattaatcctcTCAATACTTAAACATGATAAGAGGACCAACTTTCACAATATTTGGATCAAAACATATTCAcacgattttgatttttttttttgttctccttTTGTCAAAGAAGCGAACTGTActgcacttcttcttcttcatgccaGCCATCATGATCGCCGTAGCGCAGAGGTTTTTTTTGCTCGAATCTGTAGGACTCCAAATCCCATCAGCCTCGacaatccaatccaatccaatccaatccaatcctATCTAATGAAGTGATTTTTCTCTTAAAAGAAGATTGGCTGTGAGTGACCGACACGCGAACTCTCCCAAGCATTGTCGGCAACAAAAACAAGACACTGTGAAATGGAGCGTtccaacttcttcttcttcactctAAAGCAGCACTAATTTGCACCCGAattcttcttttgtttctttgtCACTGCTATCAACATTACTTCTTCCTGTGCTGAAATCATCCACTCATCATACCATATATTGTCACAGTTCATTACGTCAGATTCTGCACTCCCATGCCCATTCATTTTTCACAATTATTCATCCAAAATATTACCATCATCAACCTCTAATCAAATTCAGACGTAGGTGGAATCAAACCcgagtatacgtatatatatagtaTACTCGTTAAGGAACCGGAAACACCGGAAGGCTACACATGAAGAAAAGTGCTTCCTGCCTCCGGAACTCGTCGACCCAAGCTGAGCCACGGCTGGTCTTCCTCCGTCTTCGCCACCTCCGAGCCGCCATGGACTTGGTATGGTGCCTTGCCCATCCTAAAAGTTCCAACAAGACAACCATGAGTCGGAGATCATTCGAACGCAAATCCACATCACGAGCAAAAAGTACGAACCGATCCTTCCTCTTCTCCAGGAATCGATGGAGGGAGTTCCTTCTCGCTATGGGCATATCTATCATCAACGAGAGAAAGATGGATGAGCATGATCCAAGGCGACAGCATACCATGGCCAAGAGCATGCAAACGGTGGCAATCACCAGAAGAATTATTGGCTTGGGGTTGCAGTGTCATCAAGTTGCAAGTGGTGTCTTTACTTGCCATCAGCATCAGATCCTTGGCTCTGTCCgccggaatattgtcgaaaaccaCCACCTTTCCGCCGTAGAAGACCGTAAACTGGTCCTTCCGTTTCTCCCTGGAGTGgtagttgttgggctgatggcccatattcagcccatgtgggctttatcagcccacagctcacaccccctcttaacctaaccctaattaagattagggggtatggtggctgcgttttagaggcagattaaagctataaaaaggcagcaacgaggcagatctttgcagcgacgagattccaaagagaataaatgagaacactgctaaatgattgtgaacagtctctctgcgttgtccttgtcttcttccctttctttctcttcctcttctgccttgttctccttcttctctttggaatctcgtcgttgcaaagatctgcctcgttgctacctttttatagctttaatctacctctaaaacgcagccaccacacccccctaatcttaattagggttaggttaagagggggtgtgagctgtgggctgataaagcccacatgggctgaatatgggccatcagcccaacaacctcccccttcagcccataagggaggctgtcccatgactcctcaatgtgaagccataccgaccaattgtcggcatatctcctgtctttctgttgttaaaatgtcttctattcgtgttgctcttggtattgctgctagccaggacttggaggttgagcagttagatgtgaagacagctttccttcatggtgatttggaggaggaaatttatatggagcaaccagaatgcttcaaagtcaaaggtaaagataattttgtctacaagttgaagaagagcttgtatgggctaaagcaagctccaagacagtggtacagaaagtttgattcatttatgacagaaaatggatacaaaagaacggcttcagattattgtgtgtacatcaaatggtttgatgagaattttattattctcttactttatgttgatgacatacttattcttggaaaagatatgtctaaaattgacaggttgaagaaggaactggtgagtcttttgcaatgaaggacatggggccagcaaagcaaatactaggcatgcagatttctcgtgataggaaaaacaagaagatttggttgtcacaggagaaatacatcgagaatgtattggaaagatttagtatgagcaatgctaagccagttggttctcctcttgcaggtcacttcaagttgtgctcagaacagagtccgtcaagtgatgaggagaaggagaaaatgcaaaaggttccttatgcttcagtagttggaagtttaatgtatgcaatggtatgtacgaggccggacatcgcatatgcagtgggtgttactagcagatttcttgcaaatccaggcaaagagcactgggcagcagtgaagtggatttttagatatctcagagggagctctaaggtttgtttaagctttggaggtggaccacctgcgttaacaggttacacagatgcagatatggcaagagatatagatacgaggaagtctacttcaggttatgtacttacttttgcagggggagctgtgtcatggcaatccaggttacaaaggtgtattgctctctccaccacagaagcagaatatattgttgctacagaggtatgcaaagaaatgttatggatgaaagaattcttacaagaattggggctgaaacaggaaaattatgtgatgcattgtgacagccagagtgccatccatttgtgtaagaacccaatgtttcattccaagtcaaagcatatagatgtcagataccactggattcgaaatgtatttgaagagaagcagttgcagcttcagaaaattcatacagatgacaacggagtagacatgttgacgaagaccttaacaaaagaaagacaggagatatgccgacagttggtcgatatggcttcacattgaggagtcatgggacagcctcccttatgggctgaagggggaggttgttgagctgatggcccatattcagcccatgtgggctttatcagcccacagctcacaccccctcttaacctaaccctaattaagattaggggggtgtggtggctgcgttttagaggcagattaaagctataaaaaggcagcaacgaggcagatctttgcagcgacgagattccaaagagaagaaggagaacaaggcagaagaggaagagaaagaaagggaagaagacaaggacaacgcagagagactgttcacaatcatctagcagtgttctcatctcaggttagatcaaatctacagtaggctcttgctgtgattacttgggaggttttagatattgtgggcagtaacatgatccttgtatcccagttattctcttgtggttgttgcttgggttttgggcaagagattgagatttgtatattcattattctcatagtggattatctctagtttgccccgtggtttttacccttcacattgaaggggttttccacgtatatcttggtgttctgtttgattgtgtttccattttattccgctgcgtattttggtcttctagtatttgttcctatacaaagattattcctgtttatatccccatcagacaTAAGAAGCTAAAGCTAGATAAAGGAAATGTATTGCAGATATTTGATTCTGGAGGTAGAATGACTTGGTGTTCGTAGCCATGTTAGATTCCTCCTTTGTTAGAATGGAGTTTTCAGCATGGCGATGGTGATTCTTTCCTGAGACATCAACCCCAGGTTCGAAGCTGAGGGTGTTGGGCACCAGTGAATTCTCTGAAATGATTTGTATTGGAATCATAGGAATTAAGAAAACCACTGAAAGAAGAGCAGAAACAGTCAATCTAGTAGGAGAGGAAAaatgagatatatatatgtagtaGGAATCGGACCTTTAGCTTGTTGGCGAAGTGCAAGCTCACCACGGTtgccattcttcttcttcttcaagtatTGGCTCAAGAGTCTACATGTGAGTGAGAAGTGGGATGTCTTCCCCACTGACCTCTCTCCTCTCTGCACCATCTTCTCTCCTTCCCTTGTCTCTTCCGTCTACTCGTCTGTCTCCCTTTTATGTTTCCCTCCTTGTTCTGCAACAGTACGCTGGTCTCTCTGAATCACCTCAATGATGTGTCGTTCTCCCTTCCCAGAATCTTTTGTTCTGTAGCTCGTGTTGGGTTGTGATAGGTGAGAAACTTGGGAGAGAAAGAGGGTAAGACTAAGAATGATTCGGAAACCAAACCACATGTTGTCTTCTGTTTCCTTATTTTCCAGTGGTGAAAGGAAGCCAGCGGAGGAGGACAGATTAAAAGAAAACATGTTGCCTGTCATCTCGATAGACAAAATCCACCTTGAAAACAACCCATCACTATAAACATAGAATCAAAAAGTCTATCCACATTCAATGTGCATGATTAATCATTGCATCAAACACTGTCATGCCCTATAGTATTATAGTTCTTCTATGAACCACATGAAAAATATCTGCCTTCATCACCATTGGGACTTTTGGATAGCTTACTTAGATGGCCAATTCTAAAGCATGACTAACACATCAATCAAAGAATAACTTCTTTTTGTTAGTCTTAATCATGATCGTCAAAAAGAAGAATAACACTgatcttctttttgaaaaaagaaaGCGACCCGAATagaggaaaaatattttttaaaatttctagaATGAATCCGAGTACAAGGAGGAGTCTTTGTGGAAAAGAAAATCATGATAATTAAAGTTTGAttcttctataaaatttttatgtatttCTAGGTTTTTACGAGGAAAATAAGATgtaaaaaatatttgaagtaCTTGGGTGTTTAGAAATATGTTCACCGAGGTTtctaaagaagagaagagaaaaaaatgtaAATTCTTCATAATTTATGTGAGAGGATGGATAAGAAGATCGTACATAGATGAGATAACTCAAGGATCTTGTAATCGATCtcacataataagaaaattaattttctccATTGACATAAGTGGAAAGTTAACGGATCACATTAATCTTATATCATTTTTCTCGTATATTCTCAGTTGTTTATCTCTATAATTTCGTTTGGCTAAGTTCTTTTCTCCCTCCAACTTAAGCAATCTTACGTTCAGAAACTTTCAAATAGCTTCAAAGTAATGTAGGAAATTGAATCATCCTGCAGCAATTGTTGCCTTTGCTGCTAATGCTCGGTCAACGATCTTTTAGCCAAAGGTTGGGGATCGTTCTCCCATTATCgttaaagaaagaagagaaatggTATGGAACATTAATTTAATTGGGAATTGCATGGCTATCGGTCAAAGCTAGTGaagtctttttcttcttccttcaatGTTAAGAAACAGCAAGCAATCATCTATTGCCGTTGACATATGTGAGGGTTGTTGAATTTATGGCTTCatttatatcaaaaaatatatatataaattaagcaTATAAATGTGACAATACCTGACGTGTTTCAACGTATTGTCACCATCATAACGTTGACATGGTGCGGCGTGTATTTTTGTGTAGGGATGCTAATGTTTCAAGAGAAAAAGGCTTTCCAAGTGTGGACTTTATTTTTTGGTACACGGAATCGATATTCATACACAAAGATTTTGTATGCACCAGTGTTGGATTGAGTCGGTGTGTAGTCGACCTGTGCACGTTGAGATTCGTGAGGGCCTGATGGACCTGGGAAGACCGTATTCCACGGTGAAATGAGTTGATTCCTAAACCGCGTCCACGGTGTCCATAGACCTGATGTGGTGGTCGTTACCATCGGCGGAGCAGGGAAACGGGTTGAGGGCCAGCTGTGTGATATGAGAAAGGATACAGGACCAGCAATCATCCGATCAAACGTATTTCCCATTCGACCTAACGGATGACGAACTTACGGGCCTTATGAAAACGGGAAAACCCTGAACCCTCGACGGAACCGGACAGCTCAGGGTCGCCACCGCGAAAATCCCATTCCAGTGCCCTTAGTCAAAGTCAACTCcgcgcctctctctctcttgcttccgCCTTCTTTCGTCCCCTCCTTCCTCCCGTAGGGCTTTCAAGAGGAGAGAGGCAATCCGATTCGACGACACCGTTTCCTTTACCAATCCTGTCTTGCTCTCTTCTCGTCTTTCTTCGCTTCGATGGATGACGGACACGGAAGAGGCGCGACTCCGAGgcgctcttcctcctcttccttctccgagAACCACATCCATGCCGCCATGGCCCGCCTCGAGGAGGAGCTCCGTTTCGTACTGGAAAATTGCTCCAACGACATCGACGTCGAGTCCCTCGTCGACCTCCGCTCATTATCCGCCCGCAGTTCCGTGTCGATGGGTGATGAAATTGGCTGTTCCCCCGGCGATGAAACCGCCGGCGGGAGCGACTTCAAGGCAGAAAGCCCTCCTTCGCTGGCTTCTGCTGCCGCGGCGGAAGAAGCAGTGGGTGCGGCCAGCACTATCAGGCGGAGCAGCTACCGGTCCACTCGGAACATCCGCGTGGTCGACCTGCTGCCGCCTGACACAGTGGAGGACCTCCGGGGTATTGCGGAGCGGATGTTCGCCGCCGGGCACGGGTGGGAATGCGCTCGGGCGTACTGCGCCGCCCGGAAGGAGGTGGTAGAACTGTGCCTGACCCGCCTCGGGGTCGATCAGCTCGAGATCGGCGACGTTCAGCGCCTCGAGTGGGAGGTCCTCGAGGCCAACATCCGGCGGTGGATCCGTGCCGCCCGCGTCTGCGTCCGAGTCGTCTTCGCCAGCGAGCGCCGCCTCTGCGAGCTCGTCTTCGACGGCCTCACCGACGATGCCCCCTTCACAGAGGCCGTCAAGAGCGCCGCCCTCCAGCTCTTCGGCTTCGCCGAGGCCGTGAGCACCGGCTGCCGCTCGCCGGAGAAGCTATTCAAGATGCTCGACCTCCACGACGCCATGGCCGACCTCCTCCCCGACATCGCCGCCCTGTTCCAGTGCTGTACCTCCTCGGAGCCCATCTACACCCAGGCCGCTGAAATCCTCCCCAAGCTCACGGAGGCGATCCGAGAGATCATCTCCGAGTTCGAGACCGCCGTGCTCCTGGATCCGCCCAAGACCCCAGTCCCCGGCGGCAACTTCCATCCCCTCACTCGCTACGTGATGAACTACCTCGGCCTCATCTCCGACTACGCGCCGGCGCTCGTCGAGCTCATCGCCACAAGTCCATCAGCAAGCTCTCAGTTCTCCGACAATgaaccagccgcagccgcagcggcGCAGATCGACGTCCCGGAGCCGGAGAATCAAACTCCCTTGGCCGCACATCTGACCTGGATCGTAGCTGCTCTTCACAACAATCTCGAGAACAAGGCGAATCTGTACAAGGACAACGCCCTCTCGCATCTCTTCTTCATGAACAACCTTCACTACATCGTCCAAAAGGTAAAGGCTTCCCCGGAGCTCCGCACCATGATCGGTGACGAGTACTTGAGAAGGCTGAATGGGAGATACCGTCAGCTGGCCACAGGCTACCAGAGAGCTACCTGGGCGAGCATCCTCCACTGCCTCAGGGACGAAGGTATTCACGTGGCAGGCAAACTCTCACTCTCGTCGGGAGTGTCCAGGTCGACAGTCAGGGATAGATTCAGGGCCTTCAATGCGGCGTTCGAGGAGGTTCACCGGACGCAGGCGATGTGGTTCGTCCCGGACGCCCAGCTGAGGGAGGAGCTGCGGATTTCCATCTCCGAGAGGTTGGTGCCAGCGTACCGGGGCTTTCTTGGCCGCTACCGACAGCACGTGGAGAACGGGAGGCATCCGGAGGTGTACATCAAGTACAGCGTTGAGGATCTTGAGCTGGCCTTGTCTGATTTCTTTGAAGGGTCCCCTGCTTCTGTGAACAACAGGAGAAGATTCCATCGAATGACTTCATGACTGGGAAGATGATCTCTTTTACTTCTTGCACATTTCCCACACGATATTGGTGAGAAAcatagatgatttttttttcccttacTTTGGGCATGTAATTGCAAGGCTTTATTATGATGATCATCTCATAATACAACACATGATATGTTGTCTTAATGAAACTATCAACGATCAAGCAAAAATTAACTCAGAATTGATGAAAGAGTAATCATGTTCGAAGCAGTACTACCATGTACTATCTATCCAACACCAACCAAGCAAGATAGCTTATTAGAACAAGTAGACGGATCCTCTTGGAATAGATTTTGCATAATTTCGTTGGCATTTACGAGACTCTTAAGACTAACAAACAGAAATCATGCACCAAATAGCAAAACATGGATCAAGACACTTTCAATTAGCTTACCTGTGAGTGTTGTCAATGGAGACGAGCAATGCTTCATAATTTCCAGAACAGAGCATTTGATCCATTGTAATAACTGGCCGCATATTTGGAGCGTGTATCAATCACACTGATCACTGAAGAATGAGTTCTGCCAACAAGTATTTTGTATGGAAAGAGAAAGATTTGCCTTGTTCCACTGCATAAACAAATTCAAGGGATAATAAGAAATGAACAATTTAAGAAGACAGATGAATCGATCATGTACATAACTGCAAGATAACCTTAAACAGGATGGTGATCTAAAGCATCATTTAACAATTTTCTTCTGATAGAATGTGGTACCAAGGTTAACAGGAGGTGCACTTTTTTAATCAGAGCAGGAACTACGGTTTATAaaaatcacaaaatatctttataTGGCACATGTACCAGCCTTCTACATGAAAAGATCCAGCATCCTTTATACCTGGTGCAGCCAATTTGATTTGACTGGCAAAAGCCCAAGCTGAACTAACCCGC comes from the Musa acuminata AAA Group cultivar baxijiao chromosome BXJ1-10, Cavendish_Baxijiao_AAA, whole genome shotgun sequence genome and includes:
- the LOC135595099 gene encoding protein TIFY 10a-like, which codes for MGHQPNNYHSREKRKDQFTVFYGGKVVVFDNIPADRAKDLMLMASKDTTCNLMTLQPQANNSSDMPIARRNSLHRFLEKRKDRMGKAPYQVHGGSEVAKTEEDQPWLSLGRRVPEAGSTFLHV
- the LOC103969708 gene encoding exocyst complex component EXO70B1; amino-acid sequence: MDDGHGRGATPRRSSSSSFSENHIHAAMARLEEELRFVLENCSNDIDVESLVDLRSLSARSSVSMGDEIGCSPGDETAGGSDFKAESPPSLASAAAAEEAVGAASTIRRSSYRSTRNIRVVDLLPPDTVEDLRGIAERMFAAGHGWECARAYCAARKEVVELCLTRLGVDQLEIGDVQRLEWEVLEANIRRWIRAARVCVRVVFASERRLCELVFDGLTDDAPFTEAVKSAALQLFGFAEAVSTGCRSPEKLFKMLDLHDAMADLLPDIAALFQCCTSSEPIYTQAAEILPKLTEAIREIISEFETAVLLDPPKTPVPGGNFHPLTRYVMNYLGLISDYAPALVELIATSPSASSQFSDNEPAAAAAAQIDVPEPENQTPLAAHLTWIVAALHNNLENKANLYKDNALSHLFFMNNLHYIVQKVKASPELRTMIGDEYLRRLNGRYRQLATGYQRATWASILHCLRDEGIHVAGKLSLSSGVSRSTVRDRFRAFNAAFEEVHRTQAMWFVPDAQLREELRISISERLVPAYRGFLGRYRQHVENGRHPEVYIKYSVEDLELALSDFFEGSPASVNNRRRFHRMTS